The Nakamurella alba genome has a window encoding:
- a CDS encoding aminobutyraldehyde dehydrogenase, with protein sequence MTATVPVTGLPVGGSGERFEILDPTTGGVVADYPLATAADVDAAVARSKAAFRSWSRTTPAERSELLLGLAGEMRSREAELATVESAQTGKPAKLATGFDVPGTIDNTSFFAGAARVLEGAATGEYSADHTSSIRREPIGVVGSIAPWNYPLQMAAWKILPAVAAGNTIVLKPAEITPLTAVLMAECATAAGFPADVIQVLAGTGADAGQTLVSHPDVAMVSFTGSTVVGRGVMAACSARAARVHLELGGKAPFVVFADADLEAAVHGAVAGSLINTGQDCTAATRAYVHVSLLEEFVAGVADLYGSIVLGSPDDPATDLGPLSSARHRDKVAGMVAAAGSRGARIIAPGALPDGELAGGFWHRPTLITDVAQGDPIVQDEVFGPVLTVIGFDTVDEGLDLANDSPYGLAASAWTTNVHTALRASAELRAGTVWLNDHIPIWSEMPHGGYGASGFGKDMSVYSLQEYTQIKHVAMDRTGIGRKSWHRTVFGVPD encoded by the coding sequence ATGACCGCGACCGTCCCGGTCACCGGGCTGCCCGTGGGTGGGTCCGGCGAGCGCTTCGAGATCCTGGACCCGACCACCGGCGGTGTGGTCGCCGACTACCCGCTCGCCACGGCGGCCGACGTGGACGCGGCCGTCGCCCGGTCGAAGGCCGCCTTCCGGTCCTGGTCCCGCACCACCCCGGCCGAGCGCTCGGAGCTGCTGCTCGGCCTGGCGGGCGAGATGCGGTCCCGGGAAGCCGAACTCGCCACCGTGGAGTCGGCGCAGACCGGCAAGCCGGCCAAGCTGGCCACCGGCTTCGACGTGCCCGGCACCATCGACAACACCTCGTTCTTCGCCGGCGCCGCACGGGTGCTGGAGGGTGCGGCGACCGGCGAGTACTCGGCGGACCACACCTCGTCGATCCGGCGGGAGCCGATCGGTGTCGTCGGCTCGATCGCCCCGTGGAACTACCCGCTGCAGATGGCGGCCTGGAAGATCCTGCCGGCGGTGGCCGCGGGTAACACCATCGTGCTCAAGCCGGCCGAGATCACCCCGCTCACCGCGGTGCTGATGGCCGAGTGCGCCACTGCCGCAGGCTTTCCCGCGGACGTGATCCAGGTGCTGGCCGGCACCGGCGCCGACGCCGGGCAGACGTTGGTGTCGCACCCGGACGTCGCGATGGTGTCCTTCACCGGCTCGACGGTGGTGGGGCGCGGCGTGATGGCCGCCTGCTCGGCACGCGCGGCCCGGGTGCACCTGGAACTCGGCGGCAAGGCACCGTTCGTGGTGTTCGCCGACGCCGACCTCGAGGCCGCCGTGCACGGCGCGGTGGCCGGGTCGCTGATCAACACCGGCCAGGACTGCACCGCGGCGACCCGTGCCTACGTGCACGTCTCGCTGCTGGAGGAGTTCGTGGCCGGCGTCGCCGACCTGTACGGCTCGATCGTGCTCGGATCCCCGGACGACCCGGCGACCGACCTGGGTCCGCTGTCCTCGGCCCGGCACCGGGACAAGGTGGCCGGGATGGTGGCGGCGGCGGGATCCCGTGGCGCCCGGATCATCGCGCCGGGTGCGCTGCCCGATGGGGAGCTGGCCGGCGGGTTCTGGCACCGGCCGACCCTGATCACCGACGTGGCCCAGGGCGACCCGATCGTGCAGGACGAGGTCTTCGGACCGGTGCTGACCGTCATCGGCTTCGACACCGTCGACGAGGGACTGGATCTCGCCAACGACAGCCCGTACGGACTGGCCGCCTCGGCCTGGACCACGAACGTGCACACCGCCCTGCGGGCGTCCGCGGAGCTGCGGGCCGGTACGGTCTGGCTCAACGACCACATCCCGATCTGGTCGGAGATGCCGCACGGCGGCTACGGCGCCAGCGGCTTCGGCAAGGACATGTCGGTCTACTCGCTGCAGGAGTACACCCAGATCAAGCACGTCGCGATGGACCGCACCGGCATCGGCCGGAAGTCCTGGCACCGCACCGTGTTCGGCGT
- a CDS encoding ABC transporter permease — MATLTKPPTATPPAPTTARPPSGAGRWIRDHLVTFFGILALIYMFVPIAVVIVFSFNDPAGDFNYTWAGFTLDHWGNVCGIEGLCDSLLLSIKIAVLSTIAATILGTLAAFGLVRHEFRGKALANVLIFVPMATPEVVAGSSLLVLFVNMGIPLGQTTIWIAHTMFCFSFVVVTVKARLVGLDPRLEQAAQDLYANRWQTFWRITFPLIVPGIAGAAMLSFALSFDDFIITNFNSGSEVTFPMFVWGASRKAIPPEINVVGTAMLVIALLFTVAGRMITARRNR; from the coding sequence ATGGCAACCCTCACCAAGCCGCCGACCGCGACCCCGCCGGCGCCCACCACCGCCCGCCCGCCGTCCGGCGCCGGCCGGTGGATCCGCGACCACCTGGTGACCTTCTTCGGGATCCTGGCGCTCATCTACATGTTCGTGCCGATCGCCGTCGTCATCGTGTTCTCGTTCAACGACCCGGCCGGCGACTTCAACTACACCTGGGCCGGTTTCACCCTCGACCACTGGGGCAACGTCTGCGGCATCGAGGGCCTGTGCGACTCGCTGCTGCTCAGCATCAAGATCGCCGTGCTGTCGACCATCGCCGCGACGATCCTCGGGACGCTCGCCGCCTTCGGCCTGGTGCGCCACGAGTTCCGCGGCAAGGCACTGGCCAACGTGCTGATCTTCGTGCCGATGGCCACCCCCGAGGTCGTCGCCGGCTCGTCGCTGCTGGTGCTGTTCGTCAACATGGGCATCCCGCTCGGCCAGACCACCATCTGGATCGCGCACACCATGTTCTGCTTCAGCTTCGTCGTGGTGACCGTCAAGGCGCGGCTGGTCGGCCTGGACCCGAGACTCGAGCAGGCGGCCCAGGACCTCTACGCCAACCGCTGGCAGACGTTCTGGCGCATCACCTTCCCGCTGATCGTCCCCGGCATCGCCGGCGCCGCGATGCTGTCGTTCGCGCTGTCCTTCGACGACTTCATCATCACCAACTTCAATTCCGGCTCCGAGGTCACCTTCCCGATGTTCGTCTGGGGCGCCTCGCGCAAGGCGATCCCGCCGGAGATCAACGTCGTCGGCACGGCCATGCTGGTCATCGCGCTGCTCTTCACCGTCGCCGGCCGGATGATCACCGCCCGGAGGAACCGGTGA
- a CDS encoding ABC transporter permease, whose product MTAAAPLAASEPQEPQTPLPDRATPVSKKLTPYFLLLPGGLALIVFFVLPILSLVNSSLTSGGLEEGYTFTWSFSNYWDVWTEYWPQFLRSFVYAGLATILTILIAYPLAYTIAFKVSSKVRPFLLVLIIAPFLTSFLIRTLAWTTILADEGAFTSFLRGIGFLSITDLIGLTNDQRILATPLAVIMGLTYNFLPFMTLPLYASLEKQDRNLLQAAGDLYASSWTSFWKITWPLSLPGVVSGTLLTFIPAAGDYVNATFLGSMRESMSGNVIDALFLRVRDYSHAAALSISLMVAIVVLVIYYVRRAGTEELV is encoded by the coding sequence GTGACCGCCGCGGCACCGCTGGCCGCCTCGGAACCGCAGGAGCCGCAGACCCCGCTGCCCGACCGGGCGACCCCGGTCTCGAAGAAGCTGACACCGTACTTCCTGCTGCTGCCCGGCGGTCTCGCGCTGATCGTCTTCTTCGTGCTGCCGATCCTGTCGCTGGTGAACTCCTCGCTCACCAGCGGCGGCCTGGAGGAGGGCTACACCTTCACCTGGTCCTTCTCGAACTACTGGGACGTCTGGACCGAGTACTGGCCGCAGTTCCTGCGGTCCTTCGTCTACGCCGGTCTGGCCACGATCCTGACGATCCTGATCGCCTACCCGCTGGCCTACACGATCGCCTTCAAGGTGAGCAGCAAGGTCCGGCCGTTCCTGCTGGTGCTGATCATCGCGCCGTTCCTCACCAGTTTCCTGATCCGGACCCTGGCCTGGACCACGATCCTGGCCGACGAGGGTGCCTTCACCTCGTTCCTGCGCGGCATCGGCTTCCTGAGCATCACCGACCTGATCGGGCTGACCAACGACCAGCGCATCCTGGCCACGCCGCTCGCGGTGATCATGGGTCTGACCTACAACTTCCTGCCCTTCATGACGCTGCCGCTGTACGCGTCGCTGGAGAAGCAGGACCGCAACCTGCTGCAGGCGGCCGGCGACCTCTACGCCAGCTCGTGGACCTCGTTCTGGAAGATCACCTGGCCGCTGTCGCTGCCGGGTGTGGTGTCCGGGACGCTGCTCACCTTCATCCCCGCGGCCGGTGACTACGTCAACGCCACCTTTCTCGGGTCGATGCGGGAATCCATGTCGGGCAACGTGATCGACGCGCTGTTCCTGCGGGTCCGTGACTACAGCCACGCGGCCGCGCTGTCCATCTCGCTGATGGTGGCGATCGTGGTGCTGGTCATCTACTACGTCCGGCGCGCCGGCACGGAGGAACTGGTCTGA